A region of Diospyros lotus cultivar Yz01 chromosome 3, ASM1463336v1, whole genome shotgun sequence DNA encodes the following proteins:
- the LOC127796782 gene encoding protein MEI2-like 4 isoform X2, which produces MDGRIGTADRNSVASSPLGKPMSVESQMVKSFKLPDPYLIQDQKVNLSLEKDAVVSEQGGSHSLWRPINIDQGTKSNLKIEPTSYSVGSEKTHIMGSLYENGLFSSSLSEIFSGKLRLTSNSALHGHSVGAATSHYEEEEPFESLEEIEAQTIGNLLPNDDDLLSGVTDGLDYVPQSNAADDTEDLDLFSSVGGLDLGEDSFPPGLGDTKVSGGHPYCHSGGSISLIYGEHPHGEQPSRTLFIRNINSNVEDSELRSLFEPFGDIRTLYTATKHRGFVMISYYDIRAAKNAMRTLQNKPLRCRKLDIHFSIPKENSSEKDVNQGTLRVYNLDSSVSTEELHQIFGVYGEIKEIHEAPHRGHHKSIEFYDVRAAEAALHALNRTNIAGRQITVEPGYSGDARWCNVMPFPPDIEQDESGLQLQQSPSNSRTGFDGPISHGGITSSGMDNGMQGVCPAIETTVRPYTENMFHYGISSSGTNSCQSSLPESGLLKGQLNIEYQRIPNIHPHSLPEYHDGLTKGPPCNSPRMAANISSRPSERIENRLFGRASSPLELNDAVFGSSGNGSCPPGCQYMWSSSCHPMPQGMKWPNSPTYVNGLSTAHTTPRLHALTRSPSHMLNTILPINNHHLGSAPSLNPSLWDRQQTYAGESLDASGFHPGSLGKMRISGNSPHHLEFVPQNIFPHVGGNCMDMPIASKNVLLHPHHQRCLMFPGRGPMVPMMSSFDLPNERARSRRNESSSNQGDNKKQFELDIDRIMRGEDKRTTLMIKNIPNKYTSKMLLAAIDERHRGTYDFIYLPIDFKNKCNVGYAFINMTDPSLIIPFYQAFNGKKWEKFNSEKVASLAYARIQGKAALIAHFQNSSLMNEDKRCRPILFNTDGPNAGDQVPFPMGVNVRSKSSKTRGMTSDENNEESASNLPKGQESSGGESPSGSAKD; this is translated from the exons ATGGATGGAAGAATAGGAACAGCAGACAGAAATTCAGTTGCTTCATCGCCCCTAGGGAAACCGATGTCAGTGGAATCTCAGATGGTGAAGTCTTTTAAACTTCCTGATCCTTACTTAATCCAAGACCAAAAAGTTAATCTTAGCTTAGAGAAGGATGCAGTAGTATCGGAGCAAGGAGGTAGCCATTCCTTGTGGAGACCCATTAACATTGATCAAGGAACAAAATCTAATTTGAAAATTGAGCCAACATCATATTCTGTGGGAAGTGAAAAAACCCACATTATGGGCTCTCTGTATGAGAATGGTCTCTTCTCAAGCTCATTGTCAGAAATATTCAGCGGAAAAT TGAGATTAACTTCAAATAGTGCTCTTCATGGCCATTCTGTTGGTGCTGCTACGTCTCACTATGAGGAAGAGGAACCTTTTGAATCCCTTGAGGAAATTGAAGCACAAACTATTGGAAATCTCCTCCCTAATGATGATGACTTACTTTCAGGGGTGACTGATGGGCTTGACTATGTGCCCCAATCCAATGCTGCAGATGATACTGAAGATTTAGACCTTTTTAGCAGTGTTGGAGGATTGGACTTGGGGGAAGATAGCTTCCCTCCAGGACTAGGAGATACTAAAGTTTCTGGAGGACATCCTTATTGTCATTCTGGAGGATCTATTAGTTTGATTTATGGGGAACATCCTCATGGGGAACAACCATCTCGAACTCTATTCATAAGAAACATAAACAGCAATGTTGAGGACTCTGAGCTACGGTCTCTTTTTGAA CCATTTGGGGATATTCGCACTCTTTATACAGCAACCAAGCACAGAGGCTTCGTTATGATATCATATTATGATATAAGAGCAGCCAAGAATGCAATGAGGACCCTTCAGAACAAACCACTGAGATGTAGGAAGCTTGACATACATTTTTCTATCCCAAAG GAAAATTCTTCAGAGAAAGATGTTAACCAAGGCACTCTCAGGGTTTATAACCTCGATTCTTCTGTTTCAACTGAGGAACTTCATCAAATTTTTGGTGTCTATGGTGAAATTAAGGAG ATTCATGAAGCTCCACACAGAGGTCATCACAAATCAATAGAATTTTATGATGTTAGGGCTGCAGAGGCTGCTCTTCATGCATTGAACAGAACTAATATCGCAGGGAGGCAGATAACAGTTGAACCAGGCTATTCTGGGGATGCTAGATGGTG CAATGTGATGCCATTCCCTCCAGATATTGAGCAAGATGAATCTGGTTTGCAGCTACAACAAAGTCCTAGTAACTCACGAACAGGATTTGATG GACCAATCTCACATGGAGGAATCACATCTTCTGGGATGGATAATGGAATGCAAGGAGTATGCCCTGCAATTGAAACCACTGTTAGGCCATACACGGAGAACATGTTCCATTATGGGATCTCCTCTAGTGGTACGAACAGTTGTCAGTCTAGTCTCCCAGAGTCTGGCCTCTTGAAGGGCCAACTGAATATTGAATATCAGAGGATACCCAACATTCATCCTCATTCACTTCCAGAGTATCACGATGGTTTAACCAAAGGTCCTCCCTGCAACTCTCCCAGAATGGCTGCAAATATTAGCTCCAGGCCATCTGAAAGAATCGAGAACCGCCTGTTTGGCAGAGCCAGCTCTCCACTTGAACTGAATGATGCCG tttttggTTCCTCTGGAAATGGGAGCTGTCCTCCTGGATGTCAATACATGTGGAGTAGTTCATGTCACCCTATGCCTCAAGGCATGAAGTGGCCAAACTCACCAACTTATGTTAACGGGCTTTCTACTGCTCACACCACGCCAAGATTGCATGCACTTACAAGATCTCCATCTCATATGTTGAACACAATTCTTCCCATAAATAACCACCACCTAGGATCAGCTCCCTCCTTGAATCCTTCTCTCTGGGACCGACAGCAAACCTATGCCGGAGAATCCCTTGATGCTTCTGGCTTTCATCCAGGTTCGCtaggaaaaatgagaatttcTGGTAATTCACCACATCATTTAGAATTTGTTCCCCAAAACATATTTCCTCATGTCGGAGGAAATTGCATGGACATGCCCATTGCCTCCAAAAATGTTCTGCTGCATCCCCATCATCAAAGGTGCCTGATGTTTCCTGGAAGAGGCCCAATGGTTCCTATGATGAGTTCATTTGATCTTCCGAATGAACGGGCTAGAAGCCGTAGAAATGAAAGCAGTTCCAACCAAGGTGACAACAAGAAACAGTTTGAACTTGATATTGACCGCATAATGCGAGGGGAAGACAAGCGGACAACACTTATGATCAAGAACATTCCTAACAA ATATACATCAAAGATGCTTTTGGCTGCAATTGATGAACGCCACCGAGGAACTTATGATTTCATTTATCTGCCCATTGATTTTAAG AACAAATGCAATGTGGGTTATGCATTCATCAATATGACTGACCCTTCCTTGATTATCCCATTCTATCAG GCATTTAATGGAAAGAAATGGGAGAAGTTTAACAGTGAAAAAGTGGCATCACTTGCTTATGCTCGCATACAGGGAAAAGCTGCTTTGATTGCCCATTTCCAAAACTCAAGCTTGATGAATGAGGATAAGCGATGCCGACCTATCCTCTTCAACACTGATGGTCCCAATGCAGGTGATCAG GTGCCGTTCCCCATGGGAGTAAATGTTCGATCAAAATCCAGCAAAACTCGAGGGATGACCAGTgatgaaaacaatgaagaaagTGCATCAAACTTGCCCAAGGGACAGGAATCTTCTGGTGGGGAGTCACCATCAGGGTCTGCCAAGGATTGA
- the LOC127796782 gene encoding protein MEI2-like 4 isoform X1: MPSEMMDRKGSPASSFFSEERQFGFWKTETIPGHYGVKMDGRIGTADRNSVASSPLGKPMSVESQMVKSFKLPDPYLIQDQKVNLSLEKDAVVSEQGGSHSLWRPINIDQGTKSNLKIEPTSYSVGSEKTHIMGSLYENGLFSSSLSEIFSGKLRLTSNSALHGHSVGAATSHYEEEEPFESLEEIEAQTIGNLLPNDDDLLSGVTDGLDYVPQSNAADDTEDLDLFSSVGGLDLGEDSFPPGLGDTKVSGGHPYCHSGGSISLIYGEHPHGEQPSRTLFIRNINSNVEDSELRSLFEPFGDIRTLYTATKHRGFVMISYYDIRAAKNAMRTLQNKPLRCRKLDIHFSIPKENSSEKDVNQGTLRVYNLDSSVSTEELHQIFGVYGEIKEIHEAPHRGHHKSIEFYDVRAAEAALHALNRTNIAGRQITVEPGYSGDARWCNVMPFPPDIEQDESGLQLQQSPSNSRTGFDGPISHGGITSSGMDNGMQGVCPAIETTVRPYTENMFHYGISSSGTNSCQSSLPESGLLKGQLNIEYQRIPNIHPHSLPEYHDGLTKGPPCNSPRMAANISSRPSERIENRLFGRASSPLELNDAVFGSSGNGSCPPGCQYMWSSSCHPMPQGMKWPNSPTYVNGLSTAHTTPRLHALTRSPSHMLNTILPINNHHLGSAPSLNPSLWDRQQTYAGESLDASGFHPGSLGKMRISGNSPHHLEFVPQNIFPHVGGNCMDMPIASKNVLLHPHHQRCLMFPGRGPMVPMMSSFDLPNERARSRRNESSSNQGDNKKQFELDIDRIMRGEDKRTTLMIKNIPNKYTSKMLLAAIDERHRGTYDFIYLPIDFKNKCNVGYAFINMTDPSLIIPFYQAFNGKKWEKFNSEKVASLAYARIQGKAALIAHFQNSSLMNEDKRCRPILFNTDGPNAGDQVPFPMGVNVRSKSSKTRGMTSDENNEESASNLPKGQESSGGESPSGSAKD, from the exons ATGCCATCTGAAATGATGGATCGGAAAGGTTCTCCAGCATCATCTTTCTTTTCTGAGGAG AGACAGTTTGGGTTTTGGAAGACAGAAACCATTCCTGGTCACTATG GTGTGAAAATGGATGGAAGAATAGGAACAGCAGACAGAAATTCAGTTGCTTCATCGCCCCTAGGGAAACCGATGTCAGTGGAATCTCAGATGGTGAAGTCTTTTAAACTTCCTGATCCTTACTTAATCCAAGACCAAAAAGTTAATCTTAGCTTAGAGAAGGATGCAGTAGTATCGGAGCAAGGAGGTAGCCATTCCTTGTGGAGACCCATTAACATTGATCAAGGAACAAAATCTAATTTGAAAATTGAGCCAACATCATATTCTGTGGGAAGTGAAAAAACCCACATTATGGGCTCTCTGTATGAGAATGGTCTCTTCTCAAGCTCATTGTCAGAAATATTCAGCGGAAAAT TGAGATTAACTTCAAATAGTGCTCTTCATGGCCATTCTGTTGGTGCTGCTACGTCTCACTATGAGGAAGAGGAACCTTTTGAATCCCTTGAGGAAATTGAAGCACAAACTATTGGAAATCTCCTCCCTAATGATGATGACTTACTTTCAGGGGTGACTGATGGGCTTGACTATGTGCCCCAATCCAATGCTGCAGATGATACTGAAGATTTAGACCTTTTTAGCAGTGTTGGAGGATTGGACTTGGGGGAAGATAGCTTCCCTCCAGGACTAGGAGATACTAAAGTTTCTGGAGGACATCCTTATTGTCATTCTGGAGGATCTATTAGTTTGATTTATGGGGAACATCCTCATGGGGAACAACCATCTCGAACTCTATTCATAAGAAACATAAACAGCAATGTTGAGGACTCTGAGCTACGGTCTCTTTTTGAA CCATTTGGGGATATTCGCACTCTTTATACAGCAACCAAGCACAGAGGCTTCGTTATGATATCATATTATGATATAAGAGCAGCCAAGAATGCAATGAGGACCCTTCAGAACAAACCACTGAGATGTAGGAAGCTTGACATACATTTTTCTATCCCAAAG GAAAATTCTTCAGAGAAAGATGTTAACCAAGGCACTCTCAGGGTTTATAACCTCGATTCTTCTGTTTCAACTGAGGAACTTCATCAAATTTTTGGTGTCTATGGTGAAATTAAGGAG ATTCATGAAGCTCCACACAGAGGTCATCACAAATCAATAGAATTTTATGATGTTAGGGCTGCAGAGGCTGCTCTTCATGCATTGAACAGAACTAATATCGCAGGGAGGCAGATAACAGTTGAACCAGGCTATTCTGGGGATGCTAGATGGTG CAATGTGATGCCATTCCCTCCAGATATTGAGCAAGATGAATCTGGTTTGCAGCTACAACAAAGTCCTAGTAACTCACGAACAGGATTTGATG GACCAATCTCACATGGAGGAATCACATCTTCTGGGATGGATAATGGAATGCAAGGAGTATGCCCTGCAATTGAAACCACTGTTAGGCCATACACGGAGAACATGTTCCATTATGGGATCTCCTCTAGTGGTACGAACAGTTGTCAGTCTAGTCTCCCAGAGTCTGGCCTCTTGAAGGGCCAACTGAATATTGAATATCAGAGGATACCCAACATTCATCCTCATTCACTTCCAGAGTATCACGATGGTTTAACCAAAGGTCCTCCCTGCAACTCTCCCAGAATGGCTGCAAATATTAGCTCCAGGCCATCTGAAAGAATCGAGAACCGCCTGTTTGGCAGAGCCAGCTCTCCACTTGAACTGAATGATGCCG tttttggTTCCTCTGGAAATGGGAGCTGTCCTCCTGGATGTCAATACATGTGGAGTAGTTCATGTCACCCTATGCCTCAAGGCATGAAGTGGCCAAACTCACCAACTTATGTTAACGGGCTTTCTACTGCTCACACCACGCCAAGATTGCATGCACTTACAAGATCTCCATCTCATATGTTGAACACAATTCTTCCCATAAATAACCACCACCTAGGATCAGCTCCCTCCTTGAATCCTTCTCTCTGGGACCGACAGCAAACCTATGCCGGAGAATCCCTTGATGCTTCTGGCTTTCATCCAGGTTCGCtaggaaaaatgagaatttcTGGTAATTCACCACATCATTTAGAATTTGTTCCCCAAAACATATTTCCTCATGTCGGAGGAAATTGCATGGACATGCCCATTGCCTCCAAAAATGTTCTGCTGCATCCCCATCATCAAAGGTGCCTGATGTTTCCTGGAAGAGGCCCAATGGTTCCTATGATGAGTTCATTTGATCTTCCGAATGAACGGGCTAGAAGCCGTAGAAATGAAAGCAGTTCCAACCAAGGTGACAACAAGAAACAGTTTGAACTTGATATTGACCGCATAATGCGAGGGGAAGACAAGCGGACAACACTTATGATCAAGAACATTCCTAACAA ATATACATCAAAGATGCTTTTGGCTGCAATTGATGAACGCCACCGAGGAACTTATGATTTCATTTATCTGCCCATTGATTTTAAG AACAAATGCAATGTGGGTTATGCATTCATCAATATGACTGACCCTTCCTTGATTATCCCATTCTATCAG GCATTTAATGGAAAGAAATGGGAGAAGTTTAACAGTGAAAAAGTGGCATCACTTGCTTATGCTCGCATACAGGGAAAAGCTGCTTTGATTGCCCATTTCCAAAACTCAAGCTTGATGAATGAGGATAAGCGATGCCGACCTATCCTCTTCAACACTGATGGTCCCAATGCAGGTGATCAG GTGCCGTTCCCCATGGGAGTAAATGTTCGATCAAAATCCAGCAAAACTCGAGGGATGACCAGTgatgaaaacaatgaagaaagTGCATCAAACTTGCCCAAGGGACAGGAATCTTCTGGTGGGGAGTCACCATCAGGGTCTGCCAAGGATTGA